The nucleotide window GTTTGAGTCAAAGctctatattattatatttctcTGTTTTCTGTAAACTTTCCTCTAAAGCATAGATATATACACAGTTGGTTAACACgcacaaatttacaaaaaccgGGTTAACCAAAGGTTATAAACATTCGatatatgttaatttatataGCAAGGATAGGaaagttatatttaaattataattacaaTGGTAAATTTACTAAAGTAGTAGAAAAAGATCACACGGACTTAGGAGGTGGTTATCTGAGATttatggaaaataaaataaaaaagaaaacatttaattaaaatcatagCTTAAAAATAATCTAGTGGCAATGTCTTGTAAATATTGTTGAAACAGGAGGGCACTTCAAAAAATagtcttctgttttaatagtattgataattAATATTCTTATTTATTCGAGTATTATTTCGGATATAGAAATTTAGAAACCATTCAGATATTTGAGGGTTTCGGTCCGGTTTCAGATATCTCGGTTCCATTCTGATTCAGTTCTTCTGTTGCTGGTTTTTTTTTGCCCAAGCCTGATCCAAACCATATCATGTCTATATACCAAGCAAAAGAGCACAACATTTTTTTCTCTTGTGAGAttattatgaaaaatcaaatcaaacactTGAAATAAGCAAAACCGGTTTCAAGTGTTATGTACAACTTTTGTCAAACAACAAGCTCCTATTGAGCGTTGATTAATTTACAGGAGTAAGAAACAAGTTTAGCTTCTTAATGATACAAGGACCAGACATGATAAGCATGTCTctgttcttctttttcttttattgttttcttaCCTTTTTCTACTGCAGTAAAATCTGAGTTAAGACATTTGTATACATCACATGTGGAGTCTTCTGAGTGTAAAAGGGTGGTTAAAGGTACCCTCATTTGCTTCTTCATATGATTTGACTTTGGTTGGTTTCTTCAGTTTGTATTGTATAAGTTGATGACAAAGTGAGCTTTAGAGACCCCCGTTCTCGAAGCTCGATAGCCGTGAGTCTGATAGAACGCTAAACAGCTGTGTATCTACAAATAACTACAAAATCCACAACAAAACTTGTAAGCTCTGGATTCGGAAACTCAAGCCAACAACAGGATTAGAATTTTGTACCTTAATGAAGGGTCTGTCTCTACCAGAAAAGGAATCGATAAAACTGTCCTTTAGAAGTAGAGAAACCTGAGGAGAAAAAGATTTAGATATAGTTACTGAGAGATAAGAGTGGAAGTAGCTCTTGTTATGCTTTGAGGATAGTCGCTATATAAGAAAGTACCCTGTCGCTATTGGATTGAACACTTGTTATGGTGTGAGAGTGTAAATCTGAGCAAAGAGACTCCATGTAATCTCTCATCACTCCCAAGAATTTAGTGGCAGCTTCCGCCTGCAGAACATTCACTCATATGAATCCAGGGTTCAAGTAATACAAAGTATAGGCCCATGCATTGGTAACGTCTCTACTTACTTGTACTTGATTGCATTTATAAACGGGGTGTTTTCTAGCAGTCGAGCTATGATGAGCCAGTGTGGCATGGATTGGAGTCAACTGAGCCATGAGTTCTCTCCGCTGAGGCAATGCTGGCATGTTACATATTTTCACCTGAAGAAACACACTTAACGTTACATGCCACCTTGATATTTGACAGAAAGAAAGAATAAGAGACTTTCATGAGAAGGCCATGAAACCTGATTGTTGATGATGTTAACTAGAATAAGGTTAGACGTCTTCACCTTCCAATCAGTAGGCTTACTGTGTATACCGACCTGCCAAGTGGCGAAAACGCAGACAGTTTGAGCAACAAGAAACATAAAGTTCATGAATTACAATCCAATAACATCCACTAGACTGATGAACATTCAACTCCCCAGAATAAGTAATCATCTAGCTAGTAACGACACGTCATGAGTTACTtcatatgaaaaaaattaaacttacaAGGAACGGAACGGGTGCCTCGAGGAAATCAAACATCCTCCCGGGAAGAACCTGAAGGCAACAGAGAGAAGTTACGACATGGAAACTCCCATTTTGATTGGTCCATTAGTGATGTGATACTTACCGGAAGCAATAAACTCTGCCACTGAAACGGTCGAATCATTGGGACAAGAGACAGTACTATTGCTGACAAAACACCCTGCATTAGTCGTCTGTTAGTCCATTTAAATTTCCCCCCAAGGAGCTGAATATGAATAAACGATTAGAAGACAGATTTAACTAACCAGATTTGGGCAGATTACCACAATTTGCTTTTCTAACAAAACTCCAGCAAGGAGTGACAAAATCTGGAAGGAAAAAGATACTTTGTTACTTATGATAACATTAACTCAAGGCCCAAAGAAGAGTCCAACGCAACAATGAATAGGATTTTAACGACATGTTGGTTCCAGAGTCGACACTAAGccatcaaaagaaaagaaaggaagGTGGGAAGAGGGCGTACAGTTTCAAGAGAGAGAATACGACAAACTGTTGCCGTTGTCCACATTGAGAGACCCATAGCCTCCTCGGCAGCTGCCAACCTCGCATTTATCTTTGGCAAATTTAAATGAGATGAGATTACAAATTAGAGGCAAGACTTGATATAAAGGTATACCTCGGAAGAATCAGAAGAGTAGACAAATTCTTCTGACAATCCTAGAGCTGAAACAGGAGGTCTTGTATACGCAATGGATTGTAAATGTTCCAGCGGCTGGAACACCACTTCACTTCCACGGGAAGGAATTGCCAGTGAATGGTAGCCGCAGATTAATTGTAACGCATCATTGTTATGTTCCTATCAAGGTCATGACATACCATATAACAGTTGTATATGAGAACAATGAACACTGAGATAAGTAGAGCAACTAAATGGTTAACCCACTCCTTACCTTAGCCCATTCCAGAACTAAATCATCTCCGAAATCATTTTCGCTGTTGGATATTTCATCAACCTCATCTGACAACACACTTCTAGCTGAACTGCCATATATAAAAAGGCAAATCTGAAATTTTACTGGTAAAGAACTGAATCATAACAATAATTTAAGATAAGTGGTTAGATCAGATTTGATGGATAACAATTGTGTTAAACTTACCTGAACACGGACTCACAGCTTTCGTAACGCTCTATCGGTTGGATCCTAGGATCTGTACATGTAACCTCTGGAGAAGCGTGGCCGTTCTCAAAGCTTTGGGACGTTCTGTCGGGTGTACCCAAGTGGTTCTCAAATACTTCAGAAGAATTATCATCGTAACAATGGAAAACTTTTCTCCCATCTCTTTCTATTTCCTTGATCTGACTTGCATCTGAAGTATCACTGGCGACAACACTATCTGGAGACTGCGGTTCTGCAAAGCTCGCAATGTCACTATCAGATATCAAGCCTGCAGCAGCGGCCGTGAGTGCCATGACTCCATCCACAGGTATTGCAGAAGCCATCCAATCAGCAGGGTTGCTACGAGGTGAAGAAACACAGCTATTCATTCTGGAAACTGATGGACTATGGCATGCAGCAGCAAGAGACATCTCACTAACAAATTCAGTTATCCGTTTGAGACGCTCTTGTGCAATCATACTGCATCAACAAGTAAAACGCCATCAGTTTTCAAGTTCTTGGATCTCTAAATCATTGCAAGGAATAGCCACTACTAGGAGTAATAGGGGCATCTTTTGTACCTGTTTAACATCTCAAAGTGTAGCTCAAAAAAAGGAACTCTGGTCAGCAAGCAATAGCATCGAGGTGCAGAAACCAAAAAACGACTGCCTCCTCCAGATGGATGCAAGGGTGACGCAGTGCTTAAAACACCAGGGGGCCTCTGAACAATCTCCGAGACATGTAAACAAACACCATATAATGTCGCATCATCTGCTACCTGACAAAGAGAATTTTGAGAAACTCATGTAAGTTTTTACATGGCTAGTGGATGTCTGACACTTCAACAGTCCAGGGGCATGACGAAAAGATAGACTACCTTGAACGAAAATATGAACGATGAGTCATCTGTGCCTAAATGTTCCTGCAGTAAACACAAATTATCATGATCTATTCTAACTTTCATAGATGAACTACAGAAGCTCAGAGAGAAACTTTACTAAGATCAATTTTCAGACCTGTCCATACACAAGCTCATTTAGATCACTGAGAGACGGGGACCTCTCCAACAGTCGTGCCTGTAAAGGAAAAAGTTTTTAAGTCTCAGTTGTTGCATAAAGTTACAGAATCAATTCTCGGTAAATTTTCCAAGTAAGTGAGACGGCTCATAACTGGTAATATATACCAAAGTACACAGtcattaaacaaatataaagagACACGGATCATAAAGTATTATACCTTGACGCCACCAGGAAAGCAGAAAGCTGCTAGATCTTTTGGACGCATCGCCACCTTCTTCCCAGGAGGGTATTTAAAAAGTATCTGTACATGAAAATAAAAGTTGACatagaaaagaaagaaactatGTAAATGCCATAAGAATGCTTAGAACGGAAAATAATCACAAACCTGTGGCTGCAGTACTGGAAACTGAGGCCCACGGTGACGGAGTATTCTGTAGTCTGCCACTTCATACCTTGACATCTCCGTCTCCCACTTCTTCCTTCTACGGAAAGCCTCCTCAACTGGCTTCAAATCAGTTTCCGGATGAAGCCCCACAATGATAAAATGTTCAAACAGTGAGGTTGGCTCCTTATATTTTGTTTGGTCCTAGAGcgtttatcaaattttttaaaaacattagtCAGATAAATAGTTTCAAAGGTTTTGATAGAAGAGCCTAGAAAGAGAGATTAAATACCAGAAGAGCTTTAGAGGAGTGGAGCTGGTACCACTGTCTTTTTTGGTTAGCTAAGACCTCAGGGTTGAAAGTGGGCCGATTATCATCACGCAGATTGCTGACCCCACGCCAAGCCTTCTGCATCTGTGTTTTCAGTTTCTGGAAACTGTTTGTGCGCCTGTGTCCTGGAGTCCCTATCTCACTCTGGGCGCGCCTATGTCCTTGTGATGGTGACTGTGGTAACACTGGTCCATTGAAGTATACGTTTTGAGATGTCTCTCCAGCTGATTTCACTGCATCAGGAGAGTCTTGCTCTCCTGTAACTTGTATCATTTCCATCTTTCTAATAACTGAGTTATCAACTTGCGGGTTATCTTCACCATCCTTTCCAAAAACCCTGTTCCCATCTCCATTTTCGCATCTGTTACTAGTTCCTGTATCTTCTTCAGTTCCAACCACATCAAAATGACCATTTGACACTTTTGTATCCGGTGATGAATCCGAAGCAGATTCTTTATTATCCCTTGATACAAAACCGAGTACCTTTGCATCTCTTTCCAAGACAGTTTGTTCTTCTTCATCCCTATTTACACTTTCCAAAggctcatcttcatcttctctgTTAACGCTCTCAGGTGAGCAAAACCCAACTTCTTCCTCACAGCTAGCTTTCAAATCTTCCAACGCATCCACTTTGGGAGAAGAGCAATCATTTTTCTCACATGTAATTTGTTGTTCATCATTTTCTCCATCCTTGGTTTGAAGACCATCTCTTTCCACCACCAAATTATTCTGCTGCTCATCACCATCCCTAAAGGCCTCAGTTTTATATTCATCTTCCACATCCATCTTCTTGGGGTATCTTAAAAAGTCATCTCTATTCCCATCTCCACGATGAATTGCTAACATGTCTCCCTGCCTATCCATCCCTATTTAAAACCCAGCTTTATGCTGCTCAAACAACATCAGCAGAATCAATAACCCCCAAACTTCtgcttaaaaataataataataacatcaaCATCCATCAAAGAGGAGAATATTAGCAATAACACAAAGATGATGAACTTGACcccaaaaaaacaaagaaaaacacttcaaatttctaatggaACTTGAAGAATCTAACGATCTCAAAAGCCgcctgtttttattttatttctattttataacgAAAACCCTAAATTACCAAATTAGTTGAAATCCAAAGGGATAACGAGGACTATGTACGAATCATTCAAGGTTACAGCTATTAAACCCCCCGAGTCAATATGTTTACATCAACGAAGGGAATCGGTTCAGGAAATTAACCTTCAGCAACATCAATGATCCTGGggacttgttttttttttttatgatgaaaattcaaacataaaaagccaaaaaagaagaaaactttGTAACGGAAGGTTGGATAATGATTTATGGAGGGAACGAAATTAATGCGAGGCGTGAGGATtaattagagagagaaaaaaaaaagagattatctaacaaaacacacaccaaaaaaaaaagaaggaaatgAATCTTTCTTCCTTTTTGTCTGTGAGTGGAAGGCGAAAGAGACAGGAGGTAAATAAAAGTTTGTGgctaaaaatagaattttacgTAAAAGGGGAGGTTATACTTGATACCAGGAGAGATGAACAACatcatcttttcttttctttatttcatttttcatttttactccCTCACGTTATTTTGCCCCCTTTAGTTGTTCTACTATAAAACGTGGCTTCATGTTATGAGCATACCACCCAAAACACTTAATTATGCAAAATCTGACCCAAATGCAATCTTACAAGttcaataataaattaaattcccAAAATATCATTATCTAAGCGATGATGTATATAAGTTTTGGACAAAActgaaataataaaaacttgTTCACcaattaatgaaaacataaaagttgaagGTGGTATAGCTTATAAACAACGTTGGAAAGTTGAATTGACTTTGAACGCGCTTTACCGAACCAAACGGTTGTGTTGAGAATATATTGGTTCAGATGTCTCTCTCACGCGCCACTGTCTTCCTTCGATCTCAGCCGTTGGATTTGACTCTTACGAATTTCGCTTCGACTTGGATAAGGAAAAAGCATGAAACTTGAAACTTATGTTTAACCAATCTTATGTTTTCAGAACTTTTGAGTACAGTAAACTAAACACAAGCAGTGTGCTAAAAATTTAACATGGTGTAACCCAAATTGAAAGGAGTAAATCATTttcaaaacttttaaattttgatatttgtcttttatatatatattttttattttagtttgattGCATTACTCATAAATAAAAGAAGTTCGAAAcgtttataaaacatataaaatatgctTTTGCATTTTTGTTCCTGTTGTATATGTGTTTGACAATATACAATAACCACTCATTTAAGAATGATCGATGGATCATATATATAACCT belongs to Brassica rapa cultivar Chiifu-401-42 chromosome A07, CAAS_Brap_v3.01, whole genome shotgun sequence and includes:
- the LOC103828185 gene encoding uncharacterized protein LOC103828185, whose translation is MDRQGDMLAIHRGDGNRDDFLRYPKKMDVEDEYKTEAFRDGDEQQNNLVVERDGLQTKDGENDEQQITCEKNDCSSPKVDALEDLKASCEEEVGFCSPESVNREDEDEPLESVNRDEEEQTVLERDAKVLGFVSRDNKESASDSSPDTKVSNGHFDVVGTEEDTGTSNRCENGDGNRVFGKDGEDNPQVDNSVIRKMEMIQVTGEQDSPDAVKSAGETSQNVYFNGPVLPQSPSQGHRRAQSEIGTPGHRRTNSFQKLKTQMQKAWRGVSNLRDDNRPTFNPEVLANQKRQWYQLHSSKALLDQTKYKEPTSLFEHFIIVGLHPETDLKPVEEAFRRRKKWETEMSRYEVADYRILRHRGPQFPVLQPQILFKYPPGKKVAMRPKDLAAFCFPGGVKARLLERSPSLSDLNELVYGQEHLGTDDSSFIFSFKVADDATLYGVCLHVSEIVQRPPGVLSTASPLHPSGGGSRFLVSAPRCYCLLTRVPFFELHFEMLNSMIAQERLKRITEFVSEMSLAAACHSPSVSRMNSCVSSPRSNPADWMASAIPVDGVMALTAAAAGLISDSDIASFAEPQSPDSVVASDTSDASQIKEIERDGRKVFHCYDDNSSEVFENHLGTPDRTSQSFENGHASPEVTCTDPRIQPIERYESCESVFSSARSVLSDEVDEISNSENDFGDDLVLEWAKEHNNDALQLICGYHSLAIPSRGSEVVFQPLEHLQSIAYTRPPVSALGLSEEFVYSSDSSEINARLAAAEEAMGLSMWTTATVCRILSLETILSLLAGVLLEKQIVVICPNLGVLSAIVLSLVPMIRPFQWQSLLLPVLPGRMFDFLEAPVPFLVGIHSKPTDWKVKTSNLILVNIINNQVKICNMPALPQRRELMAQLTPIHATLAHHSSTARKHPVYKCNQVQAEAATKFLGVMRDYMESLCSDLHSHTITSVQSNSDRVSLLLKDSFIDSFSGRDRPFIKLFVDTQLFSVLSDSRLSSFENGGL